One Acidiferrobacteraceae bacterium genomic window carries:
- a CDS encoding PilW family protein codes for MRHIAQKLPGRASGFSIVELLVAMVISLIVLAAVSSVLVSTKTTNTAQVAQARMQDNARISVQIMSRGIRQAGYAGCSTPTVGSITNKLNGSGTAGNADITSPLVGAEAGASALSPNGEPLPPNALSTSDVLGLSYADGGNPLGVETPYMNNTTSELHVDPASTLVHQFDIVMVTDCKKGVIFEVTNDPIGNGSLVHNGGSVAQGPGNKDGSLGTVFDGNASIVKFISYYYFVANNASGQPSLYRMDAKNYGTYADGGPQCTPSVTSGCWREDELVEGIEQLQVLYGIDTNSDGEVDQYVKADNAALSSTDAWKHIYTVRLGILARTLADNTIRGDKSSASASAVDLDSNKYDVDGDGSTDFDAGALPTTDSARRYQRHVFRTTIMVRNHSVTQSNTP; via the coding sequence ATGAGACACATTGCCCAAAAACTGCCGGGCCGCGCCTCGGGCTTCAGCATCGTGGAGCTGCTGGTGGCCATGGTGATTTCACTCATCGTCCTCGCCGCCGTTTCCAGTGTGCTGGTTTCCACCAAGACGACCAACACCGCCCAGGTGGCACAGGCACGCATGCAGGACAATGCCCGCATCTCGGTGCAGATCATGTCGCGTGGTATTCGCCAGGCAGGCTATGCCGGCTGCAGTACCCCTACGGTTGGGTCCATCACCAACAAGCTCAACGGCTCCGGTACCGCCGGAAACGCCGACATCACCTCGCCCCTGGTGGGCGCGGAAGCGGGAGCTTCCGCGCTTTCACCGAATGGCGAACCCCTGCCGCCAAATGCCCTGAGTACGTCGGATGTCCTTGGGCTGAGCTATGCCGATGGCGGCAATCCTTTGGGCGTCGAAACGCCATACATGAACAACACCACGTCCGAATTGCATGTCGACCCGGCATCCACCCTGGTCCACCAATTCGACATCGTCATGGTCACGGACTGCAAGAAGGGCGTTATTTTCGAGGTCACGAATGATCCCATTGGTAATGGCTCGCTGGTGCACAATGGCGGGAGCGTCGCACAGGGTCCGGGCAACAAGGACGGAAGTCTTGGGACAGTGTTTGATGGCAACGCCAGTATCGTGAAATTCATATCGTACTACTACTTCGTTGCCAACAATGCCAGCGGTCAGCCGTCTCTTTATCGGATGGATGCCAAGAACTACGGCACCTATGCGGACGGCGGTCCCCAATGCACACCAAGTGTCACTTCAGGTTGCTGGCGCGAAGACGAACTGGTGGAAGGGATCGAGCAATTACAGGTTCTCTACGGCATCGACACCAACAGCGACGGCGAGGTGGACCAATACGTGAAGGCCGATAACGCCGCCTTGAGCTCCACCGATGCGTGGAAGCACATTTACACCGTCCGCCTAGGGATCCTGGCCCGCACCCTGGCGGACAACACCATCCGCGGCGACAAATCCTCGGCCTCGGCCTCCGCGGTCGATCTGGACAGCAACAAATACGATGTGGACGGCGACGGCAGCACGGACTTCGATGCCGGCGCCTTGCCGACTACCGATTCGGCGCGCCGATATCAGCGCCATGTTTTCCGCACAACCATCATG
- the pilV gene encoding type IV pilus modification protein PilV — translation MGSYRQIPFPAGLPRRQGGTNLIEVMVALVILSIGLLGLALMQLQGLRHNTDAYLRTQATFLASEIIERMRANAASAADYTATPPTSKPSPDCITAQCTTGAQVAASDLWYWSQALGDGTTGLPQVQASISSAGGTQYVITLKWREQITQKDQSSSSKKERNQHVGQTVTQTWSVDL, via the coding sequence ATGGGATCTTACCGACAGATACCGTTTCCTGCAGGACTGCCGCGGCGCCAGGGTGGAACGAACCTGATCGAGGTCATGGTGGCGCTGGTGATCCTGTCCATCGGCCTGCTCGGCCTCGCCCTGATGCAACTGCAGGGCCTGCGGCACAATACCGACGCCTACTTGCGTACCCAGGCCACCTTCCTTGCCTCGGAGATTATCGAGCGCATGCGCGCCAATGCCGCCTCGGCGGCGGACTACACGGCCACCCCGCCGACCTCCAAACCCAGCCCGGACTGCATTACCGCCCAATGCACCACCGGGGCGCAGGTCGCGGCGTCGGACTTGTGGTACTGGAGCCAGGCCCTCGGCGATGGCACCACCGGCCTTCCCCAGGTTCAGGCGAGCATCAGCAGCGCCGGCGGAACCCAGTACGTGATCACCCTGAAATGGCGTGAACAGATCACCCAGAAGGACCAAAGCTCCAGCAGCAAGAAGGAGCGCAACCAGCATGTTGGTCAGACGGTCACCCAGACCTGGTCGGTGGATCTATGA
- a CDS encoding GspH/FimT family pseudopilin, which produces MNEIDSPFVGHKIPFVGTHGPGIVPSVGQNIPFVTFCRKQCGFTLVELAIAVLILGILGGWAVPAIKNLFMNNSMVSATNSLVADITYARSEAIKRNSAVTICPSTDQANCSGTSDWSTGWIIFWDSNKNQVVDGGDKVVRLGDKVGTSIAGSTKSSSGIAITAYERDTTTQSTIGLTFLPEGLLNPDTLSTFANYLHLCDTRAKSYGRTLEISPTGHPEFQKGC; this is translated from the coding sequence TTGAACGAAATTGACAGTCCTTTTGTCGGCCATAAAATACCGTTCGTCGGTACCCACGGGCCGGGTATCGTACCGTCTGTCGGTCAGAATATACCGTTTGTTACTTTTTGCAGGAAACAGTGCGGTTTCACCCTGGTCGAACTGGCGATCGCGGTACTGATCCTGGGAATCCTGGGCGGCTGGGCTGTCCCGGCCATCAAGAACCTGTTCATGAACAACTCCATGGTCAGCGCGACCAACTCCCTGGTGGCGGACATCACCTACGCCCGCAGCGAGGCCATCAAGCGCAACTCCGCCGTCACGATCTGCCCGTCCACGGATCAGGCGAACTGCAGCGGCACCAGCGACTGGTCCACGGGCTGGATCATCTTCTGGGACAGCAACAAGAACCAGGTCGTCGATGGGGGCGACAAGGTGGTCCGTTTGGGGGACAAGGTGGGGACCTCCATCGCCGGATCGACCAAGAGCAGCTCCGGCATCGCCATTACTGCCTACGAACGGGACACGACGACCCAATCCACCATCGGTCTTACATTTCTCCCGGAAGGTCTGCTCAACCCCGACACCCTGTCGACATTCGCGAATTATCTTCATCTGTGCGACACGCGCGCGAAGAGCTACGGGCGAACCCTGGAAATCTCTCCGACCGGACACCCCGAATTCCAGAAAGGATGTTAG
- the thiO gene encoding glycine oxidase ThiO gives MSKTEIAVIGGGYLGMLSARELASAGCQVTIFEQGTLGRESSWAGGGILSPLHPWNYADAVNDLARWSQGHYADLVKSLLESTGVDPEWVRSGLLILEDREQETAENWASKYAYALRSVDKNEILEIQPGIQPGTERGIWMPDIAQVRNPRLLASIKRDLVLKKVELRENCQIDGFDFSGGRLQALRAGGETIVSDRCVVTAGAWTGDLLASTGLRVDVRPMMGQMLLLQAHPQQLTRILLKENRYLIPRRDGRILVGSTLEDTGYQKRITGSVAQELRSFATSLVPALEQVPVEMQWAGLRPASPEGIPYMGQHPDIEGLYLCAGHYRNGFVTGPASARLISDLMLGREPVLDPGPYDPATRAQA, from the coding sequence ATGTCAAAAACAGAAATTGCGGTAATTGGGGGCGGCTATCTTGGTATGTTGTCGGCCCGGGAATTGGCCTCCGCCGGCTGTCAGGTAACGATTTTTGAGCAGGGGACCCTGGGCCGGGAATCTTCCTGGGCCGGGGGCGGCATACTTTCTCCCCTCCATCCCTGGAACTATGCGGATGCCGTCAACGATCTCGCTCGATGGAGCCAGGGGCACTACGCAGATCTGGTGAAATCCCTGCTCGAGTCCACCGGGGTGGACCCGGAATGGGTACGCTCGGGCCTGTTGATCCTTGAGGATCGGGAACAGGAAACCGCCGAGAATTGGGCGTCAAAATACGCTTACGCGCTCCGATCTGTTGATAAAAACGAGATTCTGGAGATCCAGCCGGGTATCCAGCCCGGTACCGAGCGCGGCATCTGGATGCCGGACATCGCCCAGGTTCGAAATCCACGTCTTCTTGCCTCTATCAAGCGCGATCTTGTCCTTAAAAAGGTTGAACTGCGCGAAAATTGTCAAATTGACGGTTTTGATTTCTCAGGAGGACGGTTGCAGGCCCTGAGGGCCGGGGGTGAGACGATAGTGAGTGATCGCTGTGTGGTAACGGCCGGCGCCTGGACCGGCGATCTGCTCGCCTCCACGGGCTTGAGAGTCGATGTCAGGCCGATGATGGGGCAAATGCTGCTACTGCAAGCCCACCCTCAGCAACTCACGCGGATCTTGTTGAAAGAAAACCGCTATCTGATCCCCCGCCGGGATGGCCGCATCCTGGTCGGAAGCACCCTGGAGGATACTGGCTACCAGAAGCGAATCACGGGTTCCGTTGCCCAGGAACTGCGATCCTTCGCGACCTCCCTCGTGCCCGCCCTCGAGCAGGTGCCGGTGGAAATGCAGTGGGCCGGCCTGCGCCCGGCCAGCCCGGAAGGTATACCTTATATGGGCCAGCACCCGGACATTGAGGGCCTGTACCTGTGCGCCGGCCACTACCGCAATGGTTTCGTCACCGGACCGGCGTCGGCCCGGTTGATCTCGGACCTGATGTTGGGAAGGGAACCGGTTCTGGATCCAGGTCCCTACGATCCGGCCACCCGGGCCCAGGCCTAG
- a CDS encoding transcriptional repressor has product MLPQKDISDQELAARFQAHDIGWTRQRLAIARLLFRLGRHVSADDVYGMVNDEQTPGGGQHVSKATVYNTLGLFARRGLVREVIADPTRVFYDPNTRPHHHFYDVDSGELTDIDEDQVNLANLPPMPEGAQLQGVDVIIRVSRRDPSGTA; this is encoded by the coding sequence ATGCTACCGCAGAAAGACATCTCGGATCAGGAACTTGCCGCCAGGTTTCAGGCCCATGACATTGGGTGGACCCGGCAGCGCCTGGCGATCGCGCGCCTGCTGTTTCGCCTAGGTCGCCATGTCTCAGCCGACGATGTGTACGGTATGGTGAACGACGAGCAGACCCCTGGTGGTGGCCAGCATGTTTCCAAGGCGACGGTGTATAACACCCTGGGACTGTTTGCGCGGCGCGGCCTGGTGCGCGAGGTCATCGCCGATCCGACCCGTGTGTTCTACGATCCGAATACCCGGCCTCATCACCACTTCTATGATGTCGACAGCGGCGAACTGACGGATATCGACGAAGACCAGGTGAATCTGGCAAATCTCCCACCCATGCCCGAAGGCGCGCAGTTGCAGGGCGTGGATGTGATCATCCGCGTAAGCCGTCGCGACCCGTCCGGAACCGCTTGA
- the ampD gene encoding 1,6-anhydro-N-acetylmuramyl-L-alanine amidase AmpD, whose protein sequence is MRYDSDTGLIEGVPFVPSPNFDERPQGMVPEVLVVHAISLPPGQFGIGDVERFFCNRLDCATHTFYQEIDGLRVSAHLFIRRDGSVVQFVPLTKRAWHAGESECEGRTDVNSFSIGIELEGSDELPFEDVQYEMLSQLAQLLYREFPDINGDRVYGHSDIAPGRKTDPGPHFDWQRFRTATA, encoded by the coding sequence ATGCGTTATGACTCCGACACCGGTTTGATCGAAGGTGTTCCGTTTGTGCCTTCGCCGAACTTCGACGAACGCCCGCAGGGTATGGTTCCCGAGGTGCTCGTGGTGCACGCCATCAGTTTGCCCCCGGGGCAGTTCGGCATCGGGGACGTGGAACGATTTTTCTGCAATCGGCTCGACTGTGCGACCCATACCTTCTACCAGGAAATCGATGGCCTGCGCGTGTCAGCCCATCTGTTCATCCGCCGCGATGGTTCCGTGGTGCAGTTTGTTCCGCTGACCAAGCGCGCCTGGCATGCGGGCGAATCCGAGTGCGAGGGGCGCACCGACGTAAACAGTTTTTCCATAGGCATCGAACTCGAAGGCAGCGACGAACTGCCCTTCGAGGATGTGCAGTACGAAATGCTGTCGCAACTGGCACAGTTGCTCTACCGGGAGTTTCCGGACATCAACGGGGACCGTGTGTACGGGCACAGCGACATCGCCCCCGGGCGCAAGACCGACCCCGGTCCTCATTTCGACTGGCAGCGTTTTCGAACGGCCACCGCCTGA
- a CDS encoding cobalamin-binding protein, whose amino-acid sequence MNRSGKVAAAALALVLVCPFPAAAKVQARDDNQALVTLPRPAHRIISLAPHATEMLFAIGAGARVVGVSQYSDWPPQARSLPRVSGAAGLDVERILAAKPDLVIAWRSGTPALALQKLRDLGLPVFVSEPRRLADIPDTLERLGILSGHTGEARKIARRMRQSVSALRQKYGARRRLRVFYEIWQQPLMTIGGTHYLNDVLHLCGGENVFAANRELNFTVGVEAVLAARPDVILAGRSKKSGWQDFWKRWTGIPAVANRQLYGIPADLVHRPGPRLLQGARQICRDLDHARQTGAP is encoded by the coding sequence ATGAACCGGTCGGGCAAGGTCGCCGCCGCCGCACTGGCGCTAGTGCTTGTGTGTCCTTTCCCCGCGGCGGCGAAGGTTCAGGCGCGGGACGACAACCAGGCCCTCGTGACCTTGCCGCGCCCTGCGCATCGCATCATCAGCCTTGCCCCCCACGCGACCGAGATGTTGTTCGCCATCGGCGCCGGCGCCAGGGTGGTGGGGGTTTCACAGTACAGCGACTGGCCCCCGCAGGCCCGGTCGCTGCCACGGGTGAGCGGGGCGGCCGGCCTGGATGTGGAACGAATTCTCGCCGCGAAGCCCGATCTCGTCATCGCCTGGCGCAGCGGTACCCCGGCGCTGGCGCTGCAGAAACTGCGGGACCTGGGCCTGCCAGTCTTCGTCAGCGAGCCGCGGCGTCTGGCGGACATTCCGGATACTCTGGAAAGGCTTGGCATCCTGAGCGGACATACCGGCGAGGCGCGCAAGATTGCCCGGCGGATGCGCCAGTCCGTTTCGGCCCTGCGGCAGAAGTACGGTGCCCGTCGCCGCCTGCGTGTCTTCTACGAAATCTGGCAACAACCCTTGATGACCATCGGCGGGACCCACTACCTCAACGACGTCCTTCATCTATGCGGTGGTGAAAATGTCTTTGCCGCGAACCGCGAATTGAATTTCACCGTGGGGGTGGAGGCGGTCCTGGCGGCCCGCCCCGACGTGATCCTTGCCGGTCGATCGAAAAAATCAGGCTGGCAGGATTTCTGGAAGCGGTGGACCGGTATTCCGGCGGTGGCGAATCGGCAGCTCTATGGTATCCCCGCGGACCTGGTGCATCGTCCCGGCCCACGTTTGCTGCAAGGCGCCCGGCAGATCTGCCGGGATCTGGATCATGCCCGGCAGACGGGCGCGCCGTAG
- a CDS encoding cob(I)yrinic acid a,c-diamide adenosyltransferase codes for MGHRLSRIYTRTGDRGTTGLGDGTRVDKDDATVHAMGDIDELNSIIGILLTETLPEPAVSILSAIQHELFDLGAELAVPGSHVIEESQVTRLEQELDGLNASLAPLKEFILPGGSRAAALCHLARAVCRRAERSLVGLGRERELGEALLMYINRLSDLLFVLARTLNLADGRDDVQWRPAKTR; via the coding sequence TTGGGGCACCGCCTATCCAGAATCTACACCCGAACCGGTGACCGCGGCACCACCGGTCTGGGTGACGGTACGCGGGTCGACAAGGATGATGCGACGGTTCACGCCATGGGCGACATCGATGAGCTCAACAGCATCATCGGCATTCTTTTGACGGAAACCCTTCCGGAGCCCGCCGTTTCCATTCTGAGCGCAATCCAGCATGAACTCTTCGATCTCGGCGCGGAGCTGGCCGTGCCGGGCAGCCATGTGATCGAGGAATCACAAGTAACGCGGCTGGAACAGGAACTCGACGGTCTCAATGCCTCGCTTGCCCCCCTCAAGGAATTCATCCTGCCGGGCGGAAGCCGGGCCGCGGCGCTGTGCCATCTCGCGCGCGCCGTGTGCCGACGCGCCGAGCGCAGCCTGGTCGGCTTGGGCCGCGAACGCGAGCTTGGCGAAGCCCTGCTGATGTATATCAATCGCCTGTCTGACCTGTTGTTCGTACTCGCGCGAACACTCAATCTTGCGGACGGGCGGGACGATGTACAGTGGCGCCCGGCAAAGACGCGATAG
- a CDS encoding TonB family protein → MIHRHALPAFLTMSVLLHGIVAIAWRGPAMPVPRMGTSLRVSLLPANPDRVHQTTRAANGGRGPQARSGTFSPVHDTHALVRASRARRDTTAGKQAGQRASRKMAARVPARAQGSAAGERLRHALSRYFYYPELAIRYGWQGTVKIGVRLSRDGTVSDVHLVHSSGYAVLDDAALRSTRSIHSVGGFDGASARDHFDVQLPVVYRLAES, encoded by the coding sequence ATGATCCATCGCCACGCCCTGCCCGCGTTTTTGACGATGTCCGTGCTGCTGCACGGGATCGTCGCCATCGCCTGGCGGGGCCCTGCCATGCCCGTACCCCGTATGGGCACCAGCCTGCGCGTATCCCTGCTCCCGGCGAATCCCGACCGTGTGCACCAGACGACACGGGCCGCGAACGGTGGCCGCGGACCGCAGGCCCGAAGCGGGACCTTCAGCCCCGTGCACGACACCCATGCGCTCGTGCGCGCATCCCGTGCGCGACGCGATACAACGGCAGGCAAACAGGCGGGCCAGAGGGCATCGAGAAAAATGGCCGCCCGCGTCCCGGCCCGGGCACAGGGATCGGCGGCCGGTGAACGCTTGCGCCACGCCCTGTCCCGGTACTTCTATTACCCGGAACTCGCCATCCGCTATGGTTGGCAGGGCACGGTGAAGATCGGTGTGCGCCTCAGCCGCGATGGAACCGTGTCCGACGTGCATCTGGTGCACTCCTCCGGCTATGCCGTACTGGACGATGCCGCCCTGCGCAGCACGCGTAGCATCCACTCCGTGGGCGGCTTCGACGGCGCATCGGCCCGGGACCACTTTGACGTTCAGCTACCGGTTGTGTATAGACTGGCGGAAAGCTAG
- a CDS encoding TonB-dependent receptor has protein sequence MIRPVLFLVLTAPFLSTAFADNQSDTQPVVVTAARHAQTANETLASVTVITRKDIDNSQAQDLVDLLQSRAGVDIVRNGGPGQVTSLFLRGTNSNHTLVLIDGVRASAATTGSFPFERISLADIDHIEIVRGPRAVLYGSEAVGGVIQIFTRRANRTSLRAKAGSFGTVGASAAPGFGDRTRVHVAADYQRATGFSATNANSGAFYYPDKDGYTRRTLTANMDAPLSARTRVALSNWSALDDLEFDQGTEHSDNFVTNLRLSNATTARWSQTVSLGNVIDRLRTDDGSISHIDTDRTGIEWQNDIDTGRGSSITAGLSYYQERARNDAAPFDDTISNKAAFALWRYRIGKGDLELGGRADLHSAFGQHNSGQIAWGHDLGRHQRWYVSYGTAFKAPDQNQLYHPGYGGFFAGNPALQPETSTTAEAGMKFHWNRVRLNTSLYNTDVANLIAYQGTNSQAVNIGRASIQGAEFTLTHPLGNWSSTEALTVQRARDAATGEQLLRRPQAKLSVRAEGRFPGNTRFGVELLAAGNHEDISNITFNRITVPGYVVLNLAARKPLPGGWTLEGRLENLTDEKYEVVSGYNTTPRSIFVGLRYAPPGKST, from the coding sequence ATGATCCGACCCGTTTTGTTTCTGGTGCTGACCGCACCTTTTCTCTCCACTGCCTTTGCTGACAATCAGAGCGACACCCAACCGGTGGTCGTTACCGCCGCGCGGCACGCGCAGACCGCGAACGAAACCCTCGCCTCGGTTACGGTCATTACCCGGAAGGATATCGACAACAGCCAGGCGCAGGATCTCGTCGATCTGCTGCAATCCCGGGCCGGGGTCGACATCGTTCGCAACGGGGGACCGGGCCAGGTGACCAGCCTGTTTCTGCGGGGCACCAATTCCAATCACACCCTGGTCCTGATCGACGGTGTGCGGGCATCCGCGGCGACTACCGGCAGCTTTCCTTTCGAGCGGATCTCCCTCGCCGATATCGACCACATTGAAATCGTGCGTGGTCCGCGAGCGGTTCTGTACGGGTCCGAGGCCGTTGGCGGTGTCATCCAGATCTTCACCCGGCGCGCAAACCGGACAAGCCTGCGTGCCAAGGCCGGCAGTTTCGGAACGGTCGGCGCTTCGGCCGCACCCGGGTTCGGCGACCGGACCCGCGTGCACGTGGCCGCCGACTACCAACGGGCGACCGGATTCTCGGCCACCAACGCCAACTCGGGTGCGTTTTACTATCCCGACAAGGACGGCTACACCCGGCGGACGCTCACCGCAAACATGGACGCGCCCCTGTCCGCGCGCACAAGGGTGGCACTCAGCAACTGGTCGGCGCTGGACGATCTGGAATTCGATCAGGGCACCGAGCACAGCGACAACTTCGTGACCAACCTGCGCCTGAGCAATGCCACGACCGCGCGCTGGAGCCAGACCGTCAGTCTGGGCAACGTCATTGATCGCCTGCGAACGGACGATGGCTCCATTTCCCATATCGACACCGACCGAACCGGCATCGAGTGGCAGAACGATATCGATACGGGCCGCGGAAGCAGTATTACCGCGGGCCTGTCGTACTACCAGGAACGCGCGCGCAACGATGCTGCGCCCTTCGACGACACGATTTCCAACAAGGCGGCATTTGCGCTGTGGCGATACCGCATCGGCAAGGGCGACCTGGAGCTCGGCGGGCGCGCGGATTTGCACTCCGCTTTTGGTCAGCACAACAGCGGGCAGATCGCCTGGGGGCACGATCTGGGCCGGCATCAACGCTGGTATGTATCGTACGGAACGGCGTTCAAGGCACCGGACCAGAACCAGCTGTACCACCCCGGCTACGGCGGATTCTTCGCCGGCAACCCGGCGTTGCAACCGGAGACATCGACCACGGCCGAGGCCGGGATGAAGTTTCACTGGAATCGCGTGCGGCTGAATACGAGTCTCTACAACACGGACGTGGCAAACCTGATCGCCTATCAAGGCACGAATTCCCAGGCAGTCAACATCGGGCGCGCCTCCATCCAGGGTGCGGAGTTTACGTTGACCCATCCACTGGGAAACTGGTCATCGACCGAGGCACTCACCGTGCAACGGGCGCGCGACGCCGCGACGGGCGAGCAGCTGCTACGCCGCCCGCAAGCCAAACTGTCCGTGCGCGCGGAGGGTCGATTCCCGGGCAATACCCGATTCGGGGTTGAACTGCTGGCCGCCGGCAATCACGAGGACATCTCCAACATCACCTTTAACCGGATCACGGTGCCCGGCTATGTCGTACTGAATCTGGCGGCACGCAAGCCCCTGCCCGGCGGCTGGACCCTGGAAGGGCGCCTGGAAAACCTGACCGATGAGAAATACGAAGTCGTATCGGGCTACAACACCACACCGCGATCCATTTTTGTCGGACTTCGCTACGCACCGCCGGGCAAATCGACATGA